In the Candidatus Izemoplasmatales bacterium genome, TACCCTTTGTCGGTGATTCCCGAAACCATCGCCCCGACCTCGTCCATGTGCCCGGCGATCATGACCTTCGGGCCCTTCGCGGCGAGGTTGACGCCGGCGAAGATCGATCCGAGCTTGTCCTGGTAGATTTCTTCCGCCAGTGGTTCGATGAGCGCCCTGACATGGGCGCGAACGACCTTTTCATGGGCGGACACGCCCGGCAGTTCGACGAGTTCGCGATAATGCGGCTTCAACATGGAAATCCCCCTCCTAGATGGAATGCGATGTGGTAGATCGGCTGCCCGAGCTGGACGAAACGGCTCTCGAACTCGGTCTCGACGTTGTCTTCGTGCGCTTCCGCGTGCAGGTCGAGCGAAATCCGGTCGATGGTCCATCCCGTGTCGACGAGCGTCGTCATGGTGTAGCGGAAAAAGGCGAAATTATCGGTCTTGTACAAAACGGCCGCGCGCGGTTTCATGACCGCTTCGTAGCGGGCGAGGAACAGCGGACTGGTCAGCCGCCGTTTCGCCTGGTATGTTTTCGGCCACGGATCGGAGAAGTTCAGGTAGAGCAGGTCGATTTCTCCCGGGGCGAAGACGAGCGGGAGGTCGGCGGCATCCATATGGACGAGCCGGACGTTGGCGAGCGGTTCCTCCACCAGTTTCTCCATCGCACGCAAGATCACCGAATCGAACTTCTCGATGCCGATGAAGTTGACGTCGGGATGCCGTTTTGCGACGTCGATCAGAAACCGTCCCTTGCCGATGCCGATTTCGAGCCGGATCGGCCGCGAGCGATCGGGAAAGAGAGCGTTCCAGACGCCGCGATGGGACACGGGAACGGAAACCATGATCTCGGGATGGCGGGCGAGCCGCTCGGCCGCGTCCCGAACCTTCCTGAGCCGCATCCTAGATGGAAGCGCCGGCGAGCCGCTCGATGCTTTCGGCGTAGATCGCGGCGGCGAGGAGCATGTCGCGGATGATCACGTACTCGTTCGGCTGGTGGGCCATCTCGATGTCGCCGGGCATGCACGGACCGAAGGCGACCCCCTTCTGCAATTCACGGGCGTAGGTACCGCCGCCGATCGTGAAGATCGGATTCGTCGTGTCGCCGGTGTACTTGCGGTAGGCGGCTTCCAGCGTCTTGATGAGCGGGTCGGACGGGGAGACGTAGTGGGGTTCGGATTTGTGCAGCGGGCGATAGACGAATCCGAAGGACTCCGCCGCTTCCTTGATCCTCGCGGTCTTCTTCGCAAACTCGAAGTTCCGCGGGAAACGGATGTTGCATCCGACCCTGAACTCGCCGTCGGCGTAGCGGACGATGGCGGTGTTGTTCGTCAGTTCCTTCATCTCCGGATCGACCGTGTCGATGCCGAGCTTGGCACCGAAGTGGTCGTGGGTGAGATATCGGTCGAGAAAGCGGACGAACGGCGAAGCGGAGACCGTCTTGAGGAAGTCGGCCATCAGGAAGATCGCGTTCAGACCGGCCATCGGCCAGGCGCCGTGGGCGTTCTTGCCGTAGACGGTATAGCGGTTTCCTTCCACCTTCCCCTGTCGGCCTTCCTTCGCGAGCCATGCGGCGAACGCGCCGGAGACGTCCTTCTTGAGGACGGCGACGCACTCGTCGGGAACGACGTTGTAGCGCTCCCCGGCTTCGATCGAGGCGATCAGCGGATCATCCTCCGTTCCGGTCACGTCGAAGCTGAAGTTGCCTTTTTCGGCGTAGATCAGCGGGAATTCGGCGTCGGGAGAGAATCCGACGGACGGCAGATCTTCGTACTCCTTGTATTTGCGGATGCAACGCATCCCCGACTCCTCGTCGCAACCGATGATCAGACGAACCCGCTTGTCGAGCCTGATGCCCTGATCGCGGACCATCTTGAGGGCGATGTAGGAGGCCATCGTCGGTCCCTTGTCGTCGATCGCTCCACGGGCGAAGATCTTGCCGTCCTTGACGACGGCGCCGAACGGGTCGGTATCCCACTTCCCGCCGGTCGGAACGACGTCGATGTGCGTCAGGATCCCGACGATCTCCTTGCCTTCGCCGATCTCGATGTGGCCGCATGGTTCATCACGTTCTTCGTCTTGAAACCGTCGATCTCGGCCATGGTCAGCACGAAGTCGAGCGCGCGTTTGATGTCCGGTCCGAAGGGCGCGTCGAGATTGTTCGGTTCGTACTTCTCGAGAACGGTGGGGATGCGAAGCAGGGCTTGCGTCTTTTCGATGTATTCCTTTTCGTAGGTCAGGGCGATTTTCAGCCAATCCATGTCGTTCACCTCAATGATACCATTCTACCATAACGCGCCCGTTTTGCCAACAAGCGAGGCCGATTCGCGGACGTGAATCCGATGCCGGGAAGTGCCCGGAATGCCGGTATACATTGACAAAAGGACGATTCTTCGTATAATGAAAGTAATCGAAGAATGACTATGCAAGAACGGAGACCGGCGGATTCACTGATCCGTCCGGGAGGGCACCATGATAAAGAAGATCGTGATGAAGAATCTCACTTGCGCCAGCTGCATCTCGAAGATCGAACGCCGTGTCGGCCGTCTTTCGTATGTCAACAGCGCAAGCTTCAACTATACGAACCAGATCCTCCTCGTCGACTTCAAGGACGGGTTCGACGAAAGCGTCGCCCTGAAGGAGATCAAGGGCATCGTCGACGTCCTCGAGGACAACATCGACACCCACTATCTCGACCGTCGCACCGAAACGCCGAAACCGCGTTTCGTCGACGAGTATCGTTTCCCGCTGATCGGAGCGGTCATCATCGCGGTCGTCTTCGCGCTCTTCCGCTTCCCGGACTACATCAACTTCGTCTTCAAGACGAACTTCGCGCCCCTCATCCAGGATCCCTACCGCGGCATCGGCTATGCGGTCGGCTACCTGTTCCTCGTCTCGCGCATCTTCCTGATGATGCTGAAAGGCTTCAAGAACCACAGTTTCTTCGACGAGCACACGCTCATGTTCATCGCCACCGCCGCCGGCATGGCGCTTGGCAAGTACGAAGAGAGCATCGCCGTCATCATCCTCTACTCGATCGGTGAAGTGCTTCAGGCCCGCGCCGTCATGCGGTCGAAGGACGAGATCACGGCGCTGATGGACATCAAGGTGGAATATGCCAACGTCGTGGTGAACGACGCCATCGTCGTTCGCGACCCGCTTCAGATCAAGGTCGGCGACATCCTAATGGTCAAGCACGGCGAACGCGTCCCTGTGGACGGGATCGTCACGGAAGGCACGAGTTCGATGAACACCTCCGAACTGACCGGCGAGGTCAAGCTGATGCGCGTCGAGCCGGGCACGCCCCTGCTGTCCGGGAACATCAACGTCGGCGACGTGATCCGGATGAGGGCGGAGAAGGAATACAGCGATTCCACGCTCGCGAAGATCATCGACCTGATCGAGAACTCCACCAACAACAAGTCCAGAACCGAGATGTTCATCACGAAGTTCTCGCGCGTCTACACCCCGATCGTCGTCGCGCTCGCCTTCCTGATGGTGATGTACGGCCTCCTCTTCGCTCCGGGTCCCTTCATCGATCCGGCCCACCTCGAGGAAAGCTACCTGTACCGCGCCGCGACCTTCCTCGTGATCTCCTGCCCCTGCTCGCTCGTCCTCTCGGTTCCCCTCTCCTACTTCGCCGGCATCGGCGTCGCGGCGAAGAACGGGATTCTCTTCAAGGGATCGACCTTCCTCCATACCCTGACCGACGTCAAGACGATCGCACTCGACAAGACCGGCACGCTCACCTACGGATCCTTCTTCGTGTCGAGTTATACGGATGAGGAAACCCTCCGGCTCGCCGCATCCCTCGAACGGTATTCGAACCACCCGATCGCGCAGGCGATCGCCGCCTACTACACGAAACCCGTCTACGAACTCTCGGACGTGAGGGAGATTCCGGGATTCGGCATCCGCGGCGCGCTCGATGGCGAACAGGTCCTCGCCGGCAGCCGTCGCTTTCTGATTCAGAACGGCATCGAACTTCCCGCGGACAAGCTTCCTGTCGGCTCCTACACCTTCATCGCCCGGGGCGGCAGATACCTCGGCAACGTCGTCGCCAAGGACGAACTCAAGGAAACCTCGATGGAGACCGTGCGCAAGTTCACGAAGCGCTACGACACGGTGATGCTGACGGGCGACAACGAGGCCTCCGCGGCCGACATCGCGATGAAGCTCGGCGGCATCGAGTACTACGCCGACCTCCTCCCCGAACAGAAACTCGAACGCTTCAACGCGATCCGCACCAAATCCGTCTCGCTCTATGTCGGTGACGGCATCAACGACGCCCCCCTCCTCAGGAACGCCGACATCGGCGTCTCGATGGGTTCGGCTTCCGATCTCGCGATCGAGGTCTCCGACATCATCATCATCAACAACGACGTCCGTCTCCTCGACAAGGCGATCCGGATCGCTCTGCGCACGCGCCTGACGGCGGCCGAGAACATCATCTTCTCGTTGGCGGTCAAGGTCCTGTTCCTCACCCTCTCCGCCTTCGGCGTGATGTGGATGTGGCTGTCGATCTTCGCCGACGTCGGCGTCACCCTTCTCTGCGTCCTGAACGCCCTCCGGATCATCTACGTTCAGCGCTATCTCCACGTCGAACAGAAGGAACGCAAACGGACATGAAAAACGGAATCCTCGACGGATTCCGTTTTTTTATGAATGCCTGACCAGAACGTATTTCTTCTTGCCCTTGCGGACGATCGAGTAGAGGCCGCCGATCGCGTCCGCGCGGGCGACGGTCGCGTCGAGCGACTGGACCTTGCGCCCGTTCACCGTGACGGCGCCGCTTGCGACCAGTTCGCGCGCCTCGCGCTTCGAGCTTGCGAGTCCGGTCGAGACGAGCGCGTCGAGGACGAGCGGATCCGCCGTGACGTCGAGCCGGGGAAGGTCCTTGAAGCCGATCCCGATCTCCTCGGCGGTGAGGCTTTCGACGTCGCCGGAGAAGAGCGCCTCGGAGATCCTGACCGCTTCCTTCCAGGCGTCCTCCCCATGGACCAGGACGGTGAGTTCTCCCGCGAGCGCTTTCTGGGCGGAGCGACGTTCCGGATGGGTCCTGACCTCGTCGGCGAACGCCTCGATCTCTTCCTTCGCGAGGAACGTGAACTGCTTCAGACGCATCACGACGTCGTCGTCGGCGGTGTTGATCCAGTACTGGTAGAACTCATAGGGCGTCGTCTTGAGCGGGTCGAGCCAGACCGCGCCCGATTCGGATTTCCCGAACTTGGTGCCGTCGGCCTTCGTCACGAGCGGGAAGGTGAAGCCGTACGCCTTGGCGTCGGCGCCGTGGACCTTGCGGATCAGCTCGAGGCCGGAGG is a window encoding:
- a CDS encoding heavy metal translocating P-type ATPase, which translates into the protein MIKKIVMKNLTCASCISKIERRVGRLSYVNSASFNYTNQILLVDFKDGFDESVALKEIKGIVDVLEDNIDTHYLDRRTETPKPRFVDEYRFPLIGAVIIAVVFALFRFPDYINFVFKTNFAPLIQDPYRGIGYAVGYLFLVSRIFLMMLKGFKNHSFFDEHTLMFIATAAGMALGKYEESIAVIILYSIGEVLQARAVMRSKDEITALMDIKVEYANVVVNDAIVVRDPLQIKVGDILMVKHGERVPVDGIVTEGTSSMNTSELTGEVKLMRVEPGTPLLSGNINVGDVIRMRAEKEYSDSTLAKIIDLIENSTNNKSRTEMFITKFSRVYTPIVVALAFLMVMYGLLFAPGPFIDPAHLEESYLYRAATFLVISCPCSLVLSVPLSYFAGIGVAAKNGILFKGSTFLHTLTDVKTIALDKTGTLTYGSFFVSSYTDEETLRLAASLERYSNHPIAQAIAAYYTKPVYELSDVREIPGFGIRGALDGEQVLAGSRRFLIQNGIELPADKLPVGSYTFIARGGRYLGNVVAKDELKETSMETVRKFTKRYDTVMLTGDNEASAADIAMKLGGIEYYADLLPEQKLERFNAIRTKSVSLYVGDGINDAPLLRNADIGVSMGSASDLAIEVSDIIIINNDVRLLDKAIRIALRTRLTAAENIIFSLAVKVLFLTLSAFGVMWMWLSIFADVGVTLLCVLNALRIIYVQRYLHVEQKERKRT
- the trmB gene encoding tRNA (guanosine(46)-N7)-methyltransferase TrmB — translated: MRLRKVRDAAERLARHPEIMVSVPVSHRGVWNALFPDRSRPIRLEIGIGKGRFLIDVAKRHPDVNFIGIEKFDSVILRAMEKLVEEPLANVRLVHMDAADLPLVFAPGEIDLLYLNFSDPWPKTYQAKRRLTSPLFLARYEAVMKPRAAVLYKTDNFAFFRYTMTTLVDTGWTIDRISLDLHAEAHEDNVETEFESRFVQLGQPIYHIAFHLGGGFPC
- the tyrS gene encoding tyrosine--tRNA ligase, producing MKLMEDLKWRGLVYDMTDPELEQVLNAGASTFYLGADPTADSLHVGHLLAYLVAKRLENAGHSPILVIGGGTGLIGDPSFKNAERPLLTIETSLKNAAGIASQVRRLLPHAVVVNNYDWLSSLNAIEFLRDIGKNFNVAYMMSKDSVKSRIESGISFTEFSYQIIQAWDFEHLFASKDCRIQIGGQDQWGNITSGLELIRKVHGADAKAYGFTFPLVTKADGTKFGKSESGAVWLDPLKTTPYEFYQYWINTADDDVVMRLKQFTFLAKEEIEAFADEVRTHPERRSAQKALAGELTVLVHGEDAWKEAVRISEALFSGDVESLTAEEIGIGFKDLPRLDVTADPLVLDALVSTGLASSKREARELVASGAVTVNGRKVQSLDATVARADAIGGLYSIVRKGKKKYVLVRHS
- a CDS encoding Sapep family Mn(2+)-dependent dipeptidase; the protein is MEIGEGKEIVGILTHIDVVPTGGKWDTDPFGAVVKDGKIFARGAIDDKGPTMASYIALKMVRDQGIRLDKRVRLIIGCDEESGMRCIRKYKEYEDLPSVGFSPDAEFPLIYAEKGNFSFDVTGTEDDPLIASIEAGERYNVVPDECVAVLKKDVSGAFAAWLAKEGRQGKVEGNRYTVYGKNAHGAWPMAGLNAIFLMADFLKTVSASPFVRFLDRYLTHDHFGAKLGIDTVDPEMKELTNNTAIVRYADGEFRVGCNIRFPRNFEFAKKTARIKEAAESFGFVYRPLHKSEPHYVSPSDPLIKTLEAAYRKYTGDTTNPIFTIGGGTYARELQKGVAFGPCMPGDIEMAHQPNEYVIIRDMLLAAAIYAESIERLAGASI